One segment of Clavelina lepadiformis chromosome 2, kaClaLepa1.1, whole genome shotgun sequence DNA contains the following:
- the LOC143446935 gene encoding lipopolysaccharide-induced tumor necrosis factor-alpha factor homolog encodes MAEKQPLSGNAPPPDVLATAPPPYVESVAPGNYGQPPAPYPYYQQGPPPPAQPYPVGMQAPPPPPPGVGVVMPPQTTVIVHQQRLGRIPATCTCPNCHQAVVTQTMYDVGLMTWLICGAIVLFGGWIFCLCLIPFCINDLKDVRHICPNCKYNIHLSKALN; translated from the coding sequence ATGGCAGAAAAACAACCGCTTTCTGGGAATGCTCCACCCCCGGATGTGTTGGCTACCGCACCCCCGCCATACGTAGAAAGCGTAGCCCCCGGAAATTATGGGCAACCTCCCGCCCCGTACCCGTATTACCAACAGGGTCCACCCCCTCCAGCCCAGCCGTACCCCGTCGGGATGCAAGCCCCACCGCCCCCTCCGCCTGGCGTGGGCGTTGTTATGCCTCCACAGACGACGGTGATTGTGCATCAGCAACGCCTCGGACGTATCCCTGCCACCTGTACCTGCCCCAACTGTCATCAGGCGGTGGTGACGCAAACCATGTATGACGTAGGCCTCATGACATGGCTCATTTGTGGAGCGATCGTATTATTCGGAGGGTGGATCTTCTGTCTTTGCCTGATCCCATTTTGCATCAACGACCTCAAAGATGTACGTCATATCTGTCCAAATTGCAAGTACAACATTCACCTCTCTAAAGCGCTcaactga
- the LOC143446891 gene encoding solute carrier family 23 member 1-like → MLNMDINVKDNDVTQKSSSSEVSSSEQVGTINLISGSNKESFRNSKNLLYGIDDIPPWYMCIFLGFQHYLTMFGSTVAIPLILAGPLGIENDNLAKGQIISTIFFASGICTLLQTTLGNRLPIVQGGAAAFLTPAIAIMTSIPNPPISVGNSTNGTTSPNVQSDFWKVRMLQVQGAIMVASCTQVLLGATGLIGIMMAHIGPLTIAPTVAMVGFGLFGVAGDFAGRHWGISSLTMFLIILFSQHLRNVEIPIPLCCKKGERGALKIKLFSLFPVIFAMLLAWSFCAILTAAGVFPSDRNVYGYLARTDIRLGVLNQSPWFRVPYPGQWGVPVVTLSGVLGMISGVLASIIESVGDYYACARLCYIPSPPSHAMNRGIFTEGIGTLIAGSLGSGNGTTSYSENIGAIGITKVGSRRVIQTGACIMLILAVIGKFGALFTTIPDPVVGGLFCVMFGMITAVGISSLQFVDLNSSRNLLIMGFSTFMGITVPNWISANKSLISTGSVEVDQIILVLLQTGMFISGVLGFMLDNTIPGTPEERGLIAWRRSKFASDGNGENEQNKHYMFPKSMQNGIDKVNFFKYIPICPTFHGRNIGKLVRRGRDKAKKQTVSENIPM, encoded by the exons ATGCTAAACATGGACATCAATGTAAAAGATAATGACGTGACCCAAAAGTCATCCTCTTCCGAAGTTAGCTCAAGTGAACAGGTTGGAACAATAAACTTAATTTCCGGCTCCAATAAAGAATCATTTCGTAACAGCAAAAACTTGCTCTACGGCATAGATGATATTCCGCCCTGGTACATGTGTATATTCCTGGGATTTCAG CACTACTTGACAATGTTCGGGTCGACAGTAGCAATCCCGTTGATTCTAGCTGGACCTCTCGGAATAGAAAACGACAATCTTGCAAAAGGCCAGATAATCAGCACAATTTTCTTCGCTTCCGGTATTTGCACACTCCTTCAAACAACGCTCGGAAACAG GCTTCCGATTGTTCAAGGTGGAGCAGCTGCTTTTCTGACCCCAGCTATAGCTATTATGACGTCCATTCCCAACCCTCCAATAAGTGTTGGAAATTCTACGAATGGAACTACGTCGCCCAACGTTCAAAGCGACTTTTGGAAAGTCAGAATGCTGCAG GTGCAAGGAGCAATCATGGTTGCTTCATGCACTCAAGTACTGCTAGGTGCCACTGGTTTGATTGGAATCATGATGGCACACATAGGACCACTCACTATTGCACCCACAGTCGCCATGGTAGGATTTGGTCTGTTTGGTGTGGCTGGAGATTTTGCTGGACGTCATTGGGGAATTTCAAGCTT GACAATGTTCCTAATCATCTTATTTTCTCAACACCTGAGGAACGTGGAAATTCCCATACCTCTCTGTTGCAAGAAAGGCGAACGAGGGgctttaaaaattaaactctTCAGCCTTTTCCCG GTAATATTCGCGATGCTGCTTGCCTGGTCTTTCTGTGCCATTCTTACCGCGGCCGGAGTTTTCCCATCAGACCGCAATGTTTATGGTTATTTGGCCAGAACTGACATCAGATTAGGAGTTTTAAACCAATCTCCGTGGTTCCGAGTGCCTTATCCAG GACAGTGGGGCGTGCCGGTTGTCACTTTATCTGGGGTTCTTGGAATGATCAGCGGTGTTCTGGCTTCTATCATAGAATCAGTTGGTGATTACTACGCATGCGCAAGGTTGTGCTATATACCGTCGCCTCCAAGCCACGCTATGAACAG GGGCATTTTCACGGAAGGCATTGGTACTCTAATAGCGGGCTCGCTAGGTTCAGGAAACGGTACAACTTCATACAGCGAAAATATTGGCGCCATTGGGATCACCAAG GTTGGTAGTCGACGAGTAATTCAGACAGGCGCATGCATCATGTTGATTCTAGCGGTTATTGGAAAATTCGGTGCTCTTTTTACTACAATTCCTGATCCTGTGGTTG GTGGATTATTCTGTGTAATGTTTGGAATGATAACCGCTGTTGGAATTTCAAGTCTGCAGTTTGTGGATTTAAATTCATCAAGAAATCTTCTGATCATGGGATTTTCAACCTTCATGGGAATCACGGTTCCTAATTGGATAAGcgcaaacaaaagtttaatttcgACAG GTTCTGTTGAAGTGGATCAGATAATATTGGTTCTCTTGCAAACCGGAATGTTTATTTCTGGTGTGTTGGGCTTCATGTTGGACAACACAATCCCAG gCACACCCGAAGAACGTGGTTTAATTGCATGGAGAAGGAGCAAGTTTGCTTCAGATGGTAACGGTGAAAACGAGCAGAATAAACACTACATGTTTCCAA AATCGATGCAAAATGGCATTGACAAagtaaactttttcaaatacaTTCCTATCTGCCCAACCTTCCATGGACGAAATATTGGAAAACTTGTCAGGAGAGGGCGAgacaaagcaaagaaacaaaCCGTGTCAGAAAACATTCCGATGTAA